A portion of the Lolium rigidum isolate FL_2022 chromosome 1, APGP_CSIRO_Lrig_0.1, whole genome shotgun sequence genome contains these proteins:
- the LOC124707630 gene encoding uncharacterized protein LOC124707630, which translates to MPNPSCLTWPRQRWGDYSVQGLNINVVAAVPDKDALPGGDGDGRRVRIPPYFWGEGPVARLASRFGRKGKTRKGGGFPVHAGYSEARALVGKGTVADLQRLSLEAEDLVAEMFASIDGGGPHKDERFGAEAEAPRPRVVQLRLSPELALWKSMQHAIGNVLPRKGAGLTQASPRAIALLGAGDWPEPMTTTNALFGCGIASLLIGAADARTMFSNYVTDMAFYYEHGYNHVFPSLHRLLRQGIADAHARRTLGGRQRREAVAAGVRYIQAKIALEAAHRTRLKDAAARMDRRTAQVVSLSESSLLGMAAEATARGFDAGAVMSDLVFSSPGTDVVDVGCDLVNSEVMNSFLNVADITASGVVSEPALRAIYDAYAATGARMLTQRWHEPVARMCAALYTWHIQNDRHMFLRRVVLGWPKARKSPARPQREADFDEVFDADFRTTGFSRPLDPAYACDGGDTCNHVRRFLDHYQDEDLLGALWSSLVTGPLEYARRGEVDEQREQYLAESSRLLMAQLFSKGLVVHMVWLIAHANHHAWQVNYLFEAAMFGSILDGGALIGKLDRAEGEEEAQGQ; encoded by the coding sequence ATGCCGAATCCATCCTGTCTCACCTGGCCTCGCCAGCGCTGGGGTGACTACTCTGTCCAAGGCCTCAACATTAATGTCGTCGCCGCGGTGCCTGACAAGGATGCTCttcccggcggcgacggcgacggcaggcGAGTTAGAATCCCTCCGTACTTCTGGGGCGAGGGTCCCGTTGCCCGGCTGGCGAGTCGATTTGGCCGGAAGGGGAAGACGAGGAAAGGTGGCGGCTTCCCAGTACACGCGGGCTACTCGGAGGCGAGGGCCTTGGTCGGCAAGGGAACCGTGGCGGACCTGCAAAGGCTGTCCCTCGAGGCGGAAGACTTGGTGGCAGAGATGTTTGCTAGCATCGATGGCGGCGGCCCgcacaaggacgagcggttcggcGCGGAAGCGGAAGCGCCGCGGCCCAGGGTGGTGCAACTGCGGCTGTCGCCGGAGCTCGCGCTGTGGAAAAGCATGCAGCACGCGATCGGAAACGTGCTGCCCCGCAAGGGCGCGGGGCTGACCCAAGCCTCGCCGCGGGCGATCGCCTTGCTAGGGGCCGGCGACTGGCCCGAGCCCATGACGACCACCAACGCCCTGTTCGGCTGCGGCATCGCGAGCCTGCTCATTGGCGCCGCAGACGCGCGCACCATGTTCTCCAACTACGTCACCGATATGGCCTTCTACTACGAGCACGGGTACAACCACGTCTTCCCCTCGCTCCACCGGCTGCTGCGCCAAGGGATCGCCGACGCGCACGCGCGGCGCACCCTCGGCGGCCGGCAGCGGCGtgaggccgtcgccgccggcgtgcgGTACATCCAGGCCAAGATCGCGCTCGAGGCGGCGCACAGGACGCGCCTCAAGGACGCCGCCGCGCGGATGGACCGCCGGACCGCCCAGGTCGTCTCCCTGTCCGAGAGCAGCCTGCTCGGCATGGCGGCCGAGGCCACGGCCCGGGGCTTCGACGCCGGCGCCGTCATGAGCGACCTCGTCTTCAGCTCGCCCGGCACCGACGTCGTCGACGTGGGCTGCGACCTGGTCAACTCCGAGGTCATGAACTCGTTCCTCAACGTCGCCGACATCACCGCCTCGGGCGTCGTGAGCGAACCGGCGCTGCGGGCCATCTACGACGCGTACGCCGCCACGGGCGCGCGCATGTTGACCCAGAGGTGGCACGAGCCCGTGGCCAGGATGTGCGCCGCGCTGTACACGTGGCACATACAAAACGACCGGCACATGTTCCTCCGCCGCGTCGTCCTCGGATGGCCCAAGGCCCGCAAGTCGCCGGCGCGGCCCCAGCGCGAGGCCGACTTCGACGAGGTCTTCGACGCcgacttccgcaccaccggcttcAGCAGGCCGCTTGACCCCGCGTACGCCTGCGACGGCGGCGACACCTGCAATCACGTCCGCCGCTTCCTCGACCACTATCAGGACGAGGACCTGCTCGGCGCCCTCTGGTCGTCACTCGTCACCGGCCCGCTCGAGTACGCCCGGCGGGGCGAGGTGGACGAGCAGCGCGAGCAGTACCTCGCCGAATCCTCGCGCCTGCTAATGGCTCAGCTCTTCTCCAAGGGCCTCGTCGTCCATATGGTCTGGCTAATCGCCCATGCCAACCACCACGCCTGGCAGGTTAACTACCTATTCGAGGCCGCCATGTTTGGCAGCATCCTGGACGGGGGCGCATTGATAGGCAAGCTCGATCGGGCAGAGGGCGAGGAGGAAGCGCAAGGACAATAG